A window of the Brumimicrobium sp. genome harbors these coding sequences:
- a CDS encoding thioredoxin family protein, which yields MLSVLVVLFLGLTGYAQMQMPEDQVDWKFTVEQNGCDAVVVATLSIKKGWHINALVLPEESFGIATTFNVQKSANYKIIGKPTEPKPIRKFDAVAGEELDYHEGKIVLRQKIRVNSEKDFDLKLDFGFQPCDSVKCLFPYEESFTVKVKGCSSEDAGKNIEKSNSPDVAASDVEIDNDSIDTNSMVIQENVSTKIVEKNVEGAKDDIANMPIWLLFFLSFGSGLLALITPCVFPMIPMTVSYFTKTSKTKAKGVSNAIKYGISIIVIYILLGTLITAIFGVDALNNMSTNPTFNIVFFFVLIIFAISFMGAFELRLPNSWANKADAKADKGGFIGIFFMALALAIVSFSCTGPIVGYLLFQAATIGGVAPIIGMLGFSLALALPFAVFAAIPGWMNSLPKSGGWLNVVKVVLGLLELALAFKFLSNADLALQTHLLERELFLAIWIGIFLVLAFYLFGWIRFPHDSKVENLSVGRGLFGTFVLIFVFYMIPGLWGAPLKIISAFPPPMSYSESPLGVGYTGVSVQKESSHTSTYIDGMHLGPQNIMTFNDYDKALAYSKSIGKPLMLDFTGHNCVNCRKMEQSVWGEPGVINILRDSVVIASLHVDERVELPKSEQYEATFPNGRKKFIKTYGDKWTFKQISEYEITAQPFYVFQDGNGNNLSNGSADYQHHSNPKEFLKWLQDGLKAYREIN from the coding sequence ATGTTGAGTGTTTTGGTTGTATTGTTTTTGGGTTTAACTGGGTATGCACAAATGCAAATGCCCGAAGATCAGGTAGATTGGAAATTCACGGTGGAACAAAATGGATGTGATGCTGTTGTTGTTGCAACTCTTTCAATTAAAAAAGGATGGCATATTAATGCGCTTGTTTTACCCGAGGAAAGTTTTGGAATAGCAACTACGTTTAATGTGCAAAAATCGGCTAATTATAAAATAATCGGAAAACCAACAGAACCAAAACCTATTCGAAAATTTGATGCAGTAGCAGGAGAGGAATTAGATTATCATGAAGGAAAGATAGTTTTACGACAAAAAATTCGAGTTAACTCAGAGAAAGATTTTGATTTAAAACTTGATTTTGGTTTCCAACCATGCGATTCTGTAAAATGTTTATTTCCCTATGAAGAGTCTTTTACAGTGAAAGTGAAAGGGTGTTCATCAGAGGATGCTGGCAAGAATATTGAAAAGAGTAATTCTCCTGACGTAGCTGCAAGTGATGTTGAGATTGATAATGACTCTATTGATACAAATTCTATGGTTATTCAAGAAAATGTTTCTACGAAGATAGTTGAGAAGAATGTGGAAGGGGCAAAAGATGATATAGCGAATATGCCTATATGGTTATTGTTTTTTCTTTCATTTGGAAGTGGTTTATTGGCTTTAATAACTCCTTGTGTGTTTCCAATGATTCCAATGACAGTTAGTTATTTTACTAAAACTAGTAAGACTAAAGCTAAAGGGGTTAGTAATGCTATAAAATATGGTATATCTATTATTGTTATTTATATTTTATTAGGAACTCTAATAACAGCTATTTTTGGAGTGGATGCATTAAATAACATGTCAACGAATCCAACGTTTAATATTGTTTTCTTCTTTGTGCTCATAATTTTTGCCATTTCCTTTATGGGGGCATTTGAATTGCGTTTACCTAACTCATGGGCTAATAAAGCAGATGCTAAAGCAGATAAAGGAGGATTCATAGGTATTTTCTTTATGGCTCTTGCTTTGGCTATTGTATCTTTTTCTTGTACAGGTCCTATCGTGGGGTATTTGTTGTTTCAAGCGGCAACAATAGGGGGTGTTGCTCCTATCATTGGGATGCTTGGTTTTTCTTTAGCATTAGCATTGCCATTTGCCGTTTTTGCTGCAATACCAGGCTGGATGAATTCATTGCCAAAATCAGGTGGATGGTTAAATGTTGTAAAGGTTGTGCTAGGTTTATTAGAGTTAGCGCTTGCATTTAAATTCCTTTCGAATGCAGACTTAGCACTGCAAACACATTTATTAGAACGTGAGCTGTTTTTAGCTATATGGATTGGAATCTTCTTAGTTTTAGCTTTCTATTTATTTGGGTGGATCCGTTTCCCACACGATAGTAAGGTTGAAAATCTTTCGGTAGGTAGAGGGTTGTTTGGAACCTTTGTCCTCATATTTGTATTTTATATGATTCCTGGACTTTGGGGTGCGCCGTTAAAAATTATTAGTGCATTTCCTCCACCAATGAGTTATAGTGAATCTCCATTAGGAGTGGGTTATACAGGAGTTAGTGTGCAAAAGGAAAGTAGTCATACTTCAACGTATATTGATGGGATGCATTTAGGGCCTCAGAATATTATGACATTTAATGATTATGATAAGGCTTTGGCTTATTCTAAGAGTATAGGGAAGCCTTTAATGCTTGATTTTACAGGGCATAATTGTGTGAACTGCCGAAAAATGGAGCAAAGCGTTTGGGGAGAACCAGGTGTTATAAATATTCTTAGAGATTCAGTTGTGATTGCTTCTTTACATGTGGATGAACGTGTAGAGTTACCAAAATCCGAGCAATATGAAGCAACATTTCCTAATGGAAGAAAAAAGTTTATTAAAACTTACGGCGATAAGTGGACTTTTAAGCAAATTTCAGAATATGAGATAACAGCTCAACCGTTCTATGTCTTTCAAGATGGAAATGGTAATAACCTTTCTAATGGCTCTGCAGATTATCAGCATCACAGCAATCCAAAAGAATTCTTGAAATGGTTGCAAGATGGTTTAAAAGCGTACCGAGAAATTAATTAA
- the carA gene encoding glutamine-hydrolyzing carbamoyl-phosphate synthase small subunit, translating into MSERLDAVLLLEDGTVFHGKSVGVTGKTFGEIVFNTAMDGYQEVFTDPANLGQIIVMSTSHVGNYGTTPEDASSDHVQCAGIVVKKFSEVTSRDRANLSLEELFVNDHKMGICDIDTRALVRHICNHGSMNAVISSEENVSIEGLLSELQSFPKMKGMELASRVSTQESYISKSLTDKALYKIALVDFGSKNGVVHRFNLNNCEVKVFPMNSKLEEMLNYLPDGFVLSAGPGDPSAMPTAVDLVKNIIETKKPVFGINLGHQLIALSQGVSIEKMPHGHRGVNHPIINHRTGKGEMTCQNHSFVVNRVSAEDNSNIEITHSHLNDNTVAGIALKDRPVFSVQYHPEGAVGPHDSLYLISEFLELMQKNK; encoded by the coding sequence ATGAGTGAAAGATTAGATGCTGTTCTGCTTTTAGAAGATGGAACTGTTTTTCATGGAAAATCAGTTGGTGTTACTGGGAAAACTTTTGGAGAAATCGTATTTAACACTGCGATGGATGGATATCAGGAGGTATTCACGGACCCTGCTAATTTAGGGCAAATTATAGTGATGAGTACCTCTCATGTTGGGAATTACGGTACAACGCCAGAGGATGCATCTTCAGATCATGTACAGTGTGCGGGGATTGTTGTGAAGAAATTTTCAGAGGTTACCTCTCGAGATAGGGCTAACTTATCTTTAGAAGAGCTTTTTGTAAATGATCATAAAATGGGAATTTGTGATATAGATACTCGTGCTTTAGTAAGACACATCTGCAATCACGGTTCGATGAATGCTGTAATTTCTTCTGAAGAAAATGTGTCGATTGAAGGTTTACTTTCCGAATTGCAATCTTTTCCAAAAATGAAAGGAATGGAATTAGCTAGTAGGGTATCTACGCAAGAGTCATATATATCAAAATCACTTACTGATAAGGCGCTTTATAAGATTGCTCTGGTTGATTTTGGTTCAAAAAATGGAGTTGTTCATAGATTTAATTTGAATAACTGTGAAGTAAAGGTGTTTCCGATGAACTCTAAATTAGAAGAAATGTTGAATTATCTTCCAGATGGTTTTGTTTTATCAGCTGGACCTGGAGACCCTAGCGCAATGCCAACTGCTGTTGATTTAGTAAAGAATATTATTGAAACTAAGAAACCTGTTTTTGGAATTAATCTAGGACATCAATTAATCGCTTTGAGTCAAGGTGTTAGTATCGAGAAAATGCCTCATGGTCACAGAGGGGTTAATCATCCAATTATCAATCACCGAACTGGGAAAGGAGAGATGACTTGTCAAAATCATAGTTTTGTTGTAAATAGAGTGAGTGCAGAAGATAATTCAAATATTGAAATCACACATTCTCATTTAAATGACAATACAGTAGCAGGAATAGCATTGAAGGATCGACCTGTTTTTTCCGTTCAATATCATCCTGAAGGAGCAGTAGGACCACACGATTCCTTGTATCTTATCAGTGAGTTTTTAGAATTAATGCAAAAGAATAAATAG